The following proteins are co-located in the Micromonospora coriariae genome:
- a CDS encoding class I SAM-dependent methyltransferase, which produces MAISPAAARPEPASFRDPANRVFHVGNEVLRGLDAQAAEHWRALRATAFFPALVAAGKVCATEDAPPALVPASAADPWAAVLRHERIPFVSHPYEWSFTMLRDAALLHLEILRAALADGFTTKDGSAYNLQWRGAEAVFIDIGSFEPVRDGEPWAGYRQFCQTVLYPLLLTAHLGVDFQSWLRARVDGIEADQLRPLFAGARRLRPGVLTHVHLHGAMQQRNAAASTTDVRAQLRAAGYSRELLLATVRGIEKLVRKLDRRPAGSHWSDYQRTCGYSAQDRAAKERFVSAALTAGARPRLVLDLGANDGRYARLAAGHADYVVAVEQDPAVVDELYRALRAEGHRRILPLVLDLADPSPGGGWRGVERAGFAERASADAVLALAVVHHLAIGRNVPLPEVIDWLAGLTAPGGAVVVEFVHPEDPMARRLLANKPEGLFPDYRRDTFERLLAARGRITDRLELPSGTRTLYRAVMGG; this is translated from the coding sequence ATGGCGATCTCACCCGCGGCGGCCCGGCCCGAGCCGGCCTCCTTCCGCGACCCGGCCAACCGGGTCTTCCACGTCGGCAACGAGGTGCTGCGTGGGCTCGACGCGCAGGCCGCCGAGCACTGGCGGGCGCTGCGAGCCACCGCCTTCTTTCCGGCGCTGGTTGCCGCGGGCAAGGTCTGCGCCACCGAGGACGCGCCACCGGCGCTGGTGCCCGCGTCCGCCGCAGATCCGTGGGCGGCGGTGCTGCGCCACGAACGCATCCCCTTCGTTTCCCACCCGTACGAGTGGTCCTTCACCATGCTGCGCGACGCCGCGCTGCTGCACCTGGAGATCCTGCGCGCCGCGCTCGCCGACGGGTTCACCACCAAGGACGGCTCGGCCTACAACCTGCAGTGGCGCGGCGCCGAGGCGGTCTTCATCGACATCGGCTCCTTCGAACCGGTACGCGACGGCGAGCCGTGGGCCGGCTACCGGCAGTTCTGCCAGACCGTGCTCTACCCGCTGCTGCTCACCGCCCACCTGGGGGTGGACTTCCAGTCCTGGCTGCGCGCCCGGGTCGACGGCATCGAGGCCGACCAGCTCCGCCCGCTCTTCGCCGGAGCCCGCCGGCTGCGCCCCGGCGTACTGACCCACGTGCACCTGCACGGCGCGATGCAGCAACGCAACGCCGCCGCCAGCACCACCGACGTACGCGCCCAGCTGCGGGCCGCCGGCTACTCCCGGGAGCTGCTGCTGGCCACCGTGCGTGGCATCGAGAAACTCGTCCGCAAGCTGGACCGTCGCCCGGCGGGCAGCCACTGGTCGGACTACCAGCGCACCTGCGGCTACTCCGCCCAGGACCGGGCGGCCAAGGAGCGGTTCGTGTCCGCCGCGCTGACCGCCGGCGCCCGGCCGCGCCTGGTGCTCGACCTCGGCGCCAACGACGGCCGGTACGCCCGGCTGGCGGCCGGGCACGCCGACTATGTGGTCGCCGTCGAGCAGGACCCGGCCGTGGTCGACGAGCTGTACCGGGCGCTGCGGGCCGAGGGCCACCGCCGGATCCTGCCGCTGGTGCTCGATCTGGCCGACCCGTCGCCCGGTGGCGGCTGGCGGGGCGTCGAGCGCGCCGGGTTCGCCGAGCGGGCGTCGGCGGACGCGGTGCTCGCCCTGGCCGTGGTGCACCACCTGGCGATCGGGCGCAACGTGCCGCTGCCGGAGGTGATCGACTGGCTGGCGGGGCTGACGGCGCCGGGAGGTGCGGTGGTGGTGGAGTTCGTGCATCCGGAGGATCCGATGGCCCGCCGGCTGCTCGCCAACAAGCCCGAGGGACTCTTTCCGGACTACCGGCGGGACACCTTCGAGCGGCTGCTCGCGGCCCGGGGACGGATCACCGATCGTCTGGAGCTGCCCTCGGGCACCCGCACGCTCTACCGGGCGGTGATGGGTGGCTGA
- a CDS encoding serine/threonine-protein kinase: MRTLDGRYRLERRIGVGGMSEVWRAHDRVLDRPVAVKLISPGADGQHGPVERIQAEARSAARLVHPNVASVHDFGTSSSALPGRQVPYIVMELAEGETLAAHLRAGPLDWRISVRVCAEVGAALAAAHANGIVHRDVKPANVMLTPSGVKVLDFGIASPAGAPDPMPEGMIVGTPAYLAPEQFDGASPTPAADMYALGVLLYYCLTGRLPYPADSTIELLGVRRRRPPDPLPEIAGLPPEVAELCHSCLAEDPARRPTSLVAALLLAEAVDARVYVPMLVPTARRPAPTSPWTEQAAMEATEAVRVADGPDRSGGR, translated from the coding sequence ATGCGCACGCTGGACGGGCGATACCGGCTCGAACGGCGCATCGGCGTCGGCGGCATGTCCGAGGTGTGGCGAGCCCACGACCGGGTGCTGGACCGGCCGGTCGCGGTGAAGCTGATCTCGCCCGGCGCGGACGGCCAGCACGGCCCGGTGGAGCGCATCCAGGCCGAGGCGCGCTCCGCGGCACGCCTGGTGCACCCGAACGTCGCGAGTGTTCACGACTTCGGCACGTCCTCCTCCGCACTGCCCGGTCGCCAGGTGCCGTACATCGTGATGGAGTTGGCCGAGGGGGAGACACTCGCCGCGCACCTGCGGGCCGGTCCGCTGGACTGGCGGATCTCGGTGCGGGTGTGCGCGGAGGTCGGCGCGGCGCTGGCGGCCGCGCACGCGAACGGCATCGTGCACCGCGACGTCAAGCCGGCCAACGTCATGCTCACCCCTTCGGGGGTGAAGGTGCTCGACTTCGGCATCGCCAGTCCGGCCGGGGCGCCGGATCCGATGCCGGAAGGGATGATCGTCGGCACTCCGGCGTACCTGGCGCCCGAGCAGTTCGACGGCGCGTCGCCCACCCCGGCCGCCGACATGTACGCCCTCGGCGTGCTGCTCTACTACTGCCTCACCGGCCGGCTGCCGTACCCGGCGGACAGCACCATCGAGCTGCTGGGCGTACGCCGTCGCCGGCCACCGGACCCGCTGCCCGAGATCGCCGGGCTCCCGCCGGAGGTGGCCGAACTGTGCCATTCCTGCCTGGCCGAGGACCCGGCGCGGCGACCGACCAGCCTGGTCGCGGCGCTGTTGCTGGCCGAGGCCGTGGACGCCCGGGTGTACGTGCCGATGCTGGTGCCCACGGCACGCCGACCGGCTCCGACGTCGCCCTGGACCGAGCAGGCCGCGATGGAGGCCACCGAGGCGGTGCGGGTGGCCGACGGGCCGGACCGGTCCGGCGGGCGCTGA
- a CDS encoding OsmC family protein has protein sequence MPDPSSWLHEATATAEGGHVRTDDGGLSSALASPLAAHCTGLRPEQLLAAAFASCLHHAAVEAAGEITDESHTVQVRAEAKLGRDDDGLYRADVHASISSAGLSRQQLADLVEYADRLWPFSSGDNSRHRLTVTPAENGRH, from the coding sequence ATGCCGGATCCGAGTTCCTGGCTGCATGAGGCCACCGCGACCGCCGAGGGCGGCCACGTACGCACCGACGATGGCGGACTCTCCTCCGCGCTGGCCTCGCCGCTGGCAGCGCACTGCACCGGGTTGAGGCCGGAGCAGTTGTTGGCCGCCGCCTTCGCGTCCTGCCTGCACCACGCGGCGGTGGAGGCGGCCGGGGAGATCACCGACGAGTCGCACACCGTTCAGGTGCGGGCCGAGGCGAAGCTGGGGCGCGACGACGATGGTCTCTACCGGGCCGATGTGCACGCCTCGATCTCCTCGGCGGGGCTGAGCCGGCAGCAGCTGGCCGATCTGGTCGAGTACGCCGACCGGCTCTGGCCGTTCTCCAGTGGCGACAACAGCCGGCACCGGTTGACCGTCACCCCGGCCGAGAACGGCCGGCACTGA